The Candidatus Nanosynbacter sp. HMT-352 region TGCGTGGACAATTCTCTCATCCATGCCATATTTACGAGCCAATTCCGCCCCAATGTGATGATGCTTGCCCTCAATTTTATGCGACACCGCCTTACCGACATCATGAAGAAGTGTAGCAATTTTCGTAATGCGCACGTCCGCACCAATTTCCTCAGCAATCATTCCAGCAATTTGCGCCATCTCAGTCGAATGCTTCAAAACGTTCTGACCGAAGCTAGTACGAAACTTCAATTCACCAAGCAATAGCAGCATTTCCTTCGGAATTCCAACTACACCAGTTTCGCGCATAGCATCTTCACCGGCTTGTCGAACCTCTTTTTCAATCTGTTTTTTAGCTTTAGCAACCACCTCTTCAATGCGCGCAGGATGAATACGACCATCCTTCATCAACATCTCAAGACTCAAGCGAGCCACTTGTCGGCGAACAGGATCAAAACTCGACAAAATAATCATGCCAGGTGTATCGTCAACTAAAATATCGACGCCAGTTTCGCGCTGCAGCGCCTGAATATTACGCCCTTCCTTACCAATAATTCGACCCTTCATCTCGTCATCAGTCAACTTGACCGCAGTCACCGTGCGCTCAGCAGTCACTTCACTACTCATTCGCTCCATTGCGGTCACGAGGATCATTTGCGCCCGTTCTTCAGCGTCATCCATTGCGTCATGTTGTAGTTTCGACACCAAACCGACCAAGTCTTGCTTAATGTCGCGCTCGGTCATCTGCATCAATTTATCTGCGGCATCCTTCTTTTTCAGGCCAGCGATTTTTTCAAGCTTTTCCTGCTGCCTGGAGCGGATGTCGCGAATTTCATTTTTAAGATTATCAACTTCATCCTCATGCGCGCGCAATTTTTCTGCTCGTCGATCAAGCTCTTCCAGCTTATTGTCCAGAGTCTTCTCGCGATCCGCCAAACGATTTTCGGTCTTTTGCCACTCCTTGCGACGTTCATTTTCAATCTTAAGCGCCTCATCCTTAGCCTTAAGGACGATGTCGCTCGCCTTAGTTTTCGCATCTGCCAGATCTCGCTCAATCTGATTTTTACCGTTAATTTGGCGAGTTCTCTGGTATCCAACAAGACCAGCAGCACCCGCGCCAGCTCCAACAGCCGCGGCAATAATTACTTCTATCATTATCATTCCTTTCCGATCAGCCGCCCCTGAGTATTCGTCTCAAGGAAAAATATCAACAGCCAATCAACTTCAAACTATCTAATTCGGCGAATCAAAAATCACAAACCGCCGTAATTTAATTATACACGGTTTTGACGGTTTGGGCGATAAAAATTATTTTCGCGGCGCAGTGATATTCGCAGCAGCACCGTACTCTGGCATAACAATTTTTTCATTCTCACCAGAACTCAATTTATCCAAAGCCAAATCACGCCAATTGTCGCCCATCGCACTAACAATAGGAATATCCAAGCTGTCCGCCAAGGTATTCACAACCGTCAAACCAATTCTCAGCCCCGTAAAACTTCCTGGTCCTTTCATCACGCCAATGCCGCTTATCAGGTGCAAATCGCCAGTCTTTTCTTCCAAAAATTTCAACAAATTCCGCGCCAACGTTCGCCCAGCTTCCCATTCAAAATCCTGACGATTTTCTCCATTGACTATTGTCAAAAAACATGTTGATGTTGAAGTGTCCAATAAAATTATCACGCCATATTCTCCTTTATTTTTCCAAAAAGTTCATCAGATTTTTTGCCGCCAGGATGAAATTCCACAAGCCGCCCTTCTTCGCTAGTCGCAGTAATTTTTATCACCAACCGATCACTCGGTAATGCATCATCGACAGCGCCAGCCCATTCAACTACAACCACCGAATTAGAAGCCGCCACTTCGCGAATCTCCTCGCTCATAATTCCAGCATTTCCCAATCTATAAAAATCGTAATGCGCCAAACTCAAACCGCGAGGCGAATCGTACACACGCGAAATCGTGAAAGTTGGACTCTGAACTGGCTCGTTGATCTCTAAAGCTTGCGCAATTCCCTTCGTCAACGTGGTTTTCCCTGCGCCAATATCACCAACCAATTCCAAAACTTCTCCACCAGAAACAGCCCGACCAATTGCCGCGCCCAATTCTCGCATTTTCTCTTCACTAGAAATATTCACTCTTTTATTATACTATGCTAGCTTTTTTTTGGCGATGATAGTACAATAACCATAAGAGTTATGCGTGTTTCAGACCAGACAATTGAGAGTATTCTGAAACAAGGTGGGGTTGTTGATGAGCCGCAGCTTGCTGATTTGAAATTGATCGCTGAACGGTCGAAGCAAACATTGCAAGAGACCGCTATTGAACAAAAAGTCATTTCTGAGGAAGATTTGACAAAGTTGATCGGCGATTATATCGGTGTGCCTTTCGTGCGAATTGAGCCAAAGGATATTCCCGAAGATGTATTGAAACGAATTCCTGAACATATCGCGCGCCAGTATAATGTTGTGCTTTTTGAAAAAAACGAGGACGATAGTTTGTCGCTTGCGATGGAAGACCCAGACGACGTACAGGCGCTTAACTTTATTCAGAAAGAAATTGTCTACAACACTAAGGTTTTCCTAGCGACAAAAAGCAACATTTTGGACTGTTTGGAAAATTATCGCGGCAATATCAATGCCGAGCTCGACGAAGTTATTGCAGTGCAAAAAGACGCTTCCGCCGAAGACCAAAACGTTAGCCAAGATGATTTTGCGGAAAATTCACCAATTGCCCAAACTGTTAATTTGTTGCTGGAATATGCCATAAAATCCAACGCTTCCGACATTCACATTGAGCCGCGCGAAGATTATGTTCAGGTTCGTTATCGAATTGACGGTGTTTTGAAGGAAGTTAATAAATTGCCACGAAACGTTCACGGCGCTTTGGTGAGCCGCATTAAAATCCTCTCCAATCTGAAAATTGACGAACGCCGCGTGCCGCAGGACGGTCGATTTAAGATAAAAGTTTCAGGAAAACAATACGCGCTTCGCGTTTCGACATTGCCAATCGCTGACGGCGAAAAAGTGGTCATGCGTATCTTGGACGAATCGAACCAGGCTGTTAAACTGGATCAGCTTGGCTATTGGGGTCTGTCGCTCGCAACGGTAAAGGATGCAATGGCCCAGCCGAACGGAATGATCCTGGTGACTGGGCCGACTGGATCGGGAAAATCAACCAGCTTGTTTAGCGTCTTGTCTGAACTCAATACTCCAGATGTCAATATTTCCACAATTGAAGACCCAGTAGAATATAAAATTCCTGGCGTAAATCAAACCCAGACCAATGCCAAAGCCGGGATGACTTTCGCCTCAGGACTAAGGGCACTACTTCGCCAAGACCCAAATATCATTATGGTCGGAGAAATTCGCGATGGCGAAACCGCAAACCTTGGTGTTCAGGCGGCGCTGACTGGACACTTAGTGTTCTCCACTCTACACACAAATAACGCTGCAACATGTTTGCCACGTCTGCTGGATATGGGAATTGAACCATTTTTGATCGCTTCAACCGTGAAGGCGGTGATTGGACAGCGACTAGTTAGGCGCCTGTGTATGAATTGCCGCCAAGAATATACTCCAAACGAAGAAGAAATAAAGTATATCACCGAGATGTTTAAGATAGACGACAAGTCAATTAAGAAAATCCACAATCTCGAAGAACAGGCTTTTGAGGATAAAATTGGTGGCGACACGCCTATGGGGTCAACCGATTCAGGAATTGAACGATTATGGAGGCCGAACCCAGAAGGCTGCGATGAATGTGGACATAATGGATTCAAGGGGCGTGTTGGTATTTATGAGGTTCTGGGAATATCCATCCCTATCCAAAAAATGATTACCGCCAATGCCACCAGCAACGATATTCAAGACCAAGCGATTTCCGAAGGCATGGTGACAATGCAGATGGACGGACTTATTAAATCACTGCGCGGGATCACCACCGTGGACGAAGTTTTGAGGGCAACAAGGGAGTAACATTATGCCAATTTTTGAATATTTGCTTGTCAATAAAAAGAAAGAGACCGTCTCTTCAACGATTGAAGCGGCCGACAAACTGTCTGCTATTAACAATTTGAGGTCACGCGGACAATTGATAAAAATTGAAGAAAAAGGCGCAAAAAAAGAGCTTAGTTTTTCTTTCGGCAAGAAAAAGAAAGGCGCCAAGACCGAAGAATTGGTGATGTTTACTCGCCAATTAAGCGCCATGGTTTCAGCTGGCGTTCCTATTCTTCGTTCCCTTAACTCTATGGCAAAACACGCCGAAAGCGCCAATTTCCGAGACACGATCAACGCCGTGATTAAAGACATTGAAGGTGGTATGTCTTTTGCGGATGCCCTGAGCAAACACCCAGAAACCTTCAATGATATTTACGTGAACATGGTTGCTGCGGGTGAAACTGGAGGTATTTTGGATGACATCTTAAAGCGCCTGGCCCTACAACAAGAAAAAAACTCATCCATGAAGAAAAAAATTAAAGGCGCCATGACGTACCCGATCGTACTTTTAATCATTACGATTATTGCCTTCTTTATCCTGATGATCTTCATTATTCCAGTCATCGGTAAAACCATTAAAGACATGGGCGGACCTGACGCCAAATTGCCACTTCTTACTGAGATTATGCTCGGAATTAGCGATTTTGTAGTGTCGTTTTGGTATATAATCATTCCAATATTTGCCGGAAGCATTTGGCTATTGATTCGCTATATTAAAACTCCAAAAGGTCGCGTAAAATTTCACAATATTATCATCAAAGTTCCAGCTGTCGGTCCAATTGTTAAGAAGGTGGCAATCGCCCGCTTTACTCGAACCTTCTCCGCTCTTATTGGTGCGGGTGTGGCTGTACTTGAAGCGCTGGATGTAACTTCGCGCGCTGTCGGAAATGTCGCCTACGAAAAGTCCCTAAAAGAAGCCACCAGGCGAGTCCAAAACGGTGAAGTTTTATCAAAAATTATCGCAGAGCAGGACGATTTATATCCGCCAATCGTAGCACAGATGTTGTCTGTCGGTGAAGAAACTGGACAAACAGACAAGGTTCTGGTTAAAGTCGCTGACTTTTACGAGGAAGAGGTCGATACCGCGATTGACGGCGTTAGCTCTATTATTGAGCCGGTGATGATCGTTGCTATGGGTATTGTTATTGCCCTGGTGGCGGTTAGTGTTATGGGTCCAATTACAAGTATGGCGGGTCAAGTTAAGGAATAATAGTTTTTCAAAAAAGCTTATGCTATAATACCGATATATAGGTGGGAAAATAATAACGTGTCGAGCATATTTTATAGAAAAAAACCAATCATCGGCCTAGATATCAGCCGAACAAGCATAAAAGTAATGTCGATTGATAGAAATCGGATGCTGGTTCATGGATATGGATCGATCAACCTCGATTCTCAAAAAAGCGACGGAAATTCTGCAGACAACACTGAATATTTGGCGCAGAATATCAAAACATTATTGAAGAAAAACGTCGTAGGACAAATTAACAGCAATCGCGTAGCGCTGGGTATACCAACTAACCGAACATTTTCGCGGACATTTAGCCTGCCTGTGAAAGAAGAAAGTAATATTCGCAGTGCGGTAAATTTGGAAGCCGAACAATACATTCCAGCTCCATTAGACTCTCTTTATTTGGACTATCGAATCATCAATCGCACGAAAGATGAACTTAGTGTGCTAATGTGTGCCGCACCGAAGAAAATGATCGACAGTATGCTGGATGCCACAAAACAATGCGGCCTGGAAGTTGCAATAATTGAGCCAAACATCAGTGCGATCGCTAGGCTTCTGAAGCGCACGGAAGAGGGAATGCTCCCCACTATTATCGTCGACATAGGCACATCAACTACAGATATCGCGATTCTAGATTCTGACATACGAGTGACTGGCGGCCTAAATGTTGGCGGCTATTCGCTCACCTTAAATTTAGCTAAAAAAATGAATGTACCAATTGAGACAGCTCATCAATTTAAGGTATTAAACGGATTAAATCCCGGCCCAAGGCAAGCCAGAATCGCAGGAGCCTTGCGCCCAAGTTTGGAAAAAATGACCAATGAAGTTAAGCGCGTTATGCGATATTACACAGACCGCTTCCCTGATGAGAAAAAAATTGAACAAGTTCTCATCGTTGGCGGTGGCGGCAACTTACCAGGAATCGGTGATTTTTTCACAAACGAATTATTAATGCCAGCACGCGTGGCAAGTCCGTGGCAAATGCTGAATTTCGATGGACTAGAGCAGCCGGCAAAACAGCTCCGTTCTCAGCTATCACCAGTCGCAGGACTAGCCTTAATCAAGCAGGAGGATATTTATGATTAACCTTCTCCCTCCTCAAGAAAAAAAGCAAATCAGCGCCGGACGAGTAAATGTCATCTTAAGACGGTACTGCATCATATCATTGATATTTGCGGGCTTGCTATTCTTAACTATTGGCGGATTTTATCTGTTCTTAGAAAATAGTCGCACCTCAGCTCAAGCTAACATCGACGAAGGAAACGCTAAGCTTGCTCAATACCAATCGACACAAAAAGAAGTTAGCGAGTTTAAGAAAGACCTCGACTCAGCTAAGGCGATCATTAGCAGCGAGGCCCATTACTCTACAATTATTCCAAAAATTGCACAATATATACCATCAGGCATGGTTTTGGATTCTCTAACACTAGACACTTCAGCGTTAGATAAACCATTGTCATTAACAGCTCTTGGAAAAAATAAGGATGATGCTATTCGAATAAAAACTAGTTTAGAAAAATCAGAGATATTTAGCGACGTTCACCTGGAGACCGTTGTTTACAGCGGCGGCAACCAATCGTCAGACAAACCTGCGGATTATCCAATCACTATAACAATTAGCGTTACACCAAAGCCAGAGGTCTTAAAACAATGAAAAAAGTTCTAAATGCCAGTATCGCGCGAATTGTCCTGTCGTTATTATTGCTCATAATATTGTCAGCAATGGTAGGACTAGTTATTTTCGCCTACTCATTCCTAAGCAAAACATCAGAAGAAGTTGGGAAAATGCAAACAGAAGCAACTGCAGTTGATGCAAAAATACAAAGTTTGCTAGCGTCGAAATCTCAGCTCAATCGCAATTCCGACACGGTTAAAAAAGCAAAGAATATCGTCTCAGAATCGAAACTTTATCAATATCAAAATCAGATCATCCAAGATCTAAATACCTACGCCGACCGCGCCGGCATTCCGATTAAAGCTTTCTCTTTCCAAAACGAACCAACAACTTCTGCTAAGACAGCGAAATCTAGCAAGCGGACACCCGCCAGCCCTGCTGGGGTGAAAAGCACCTTCGTATCAATTCAATTGGGAGATCATATAGATTACACGAAATTCCTACATTTCCTTAGTCTTATTGAAAAAAATGTCACCCGAATGCAGCTTTTAGGCGTGTCAATTTCCAGAGGTGCAAATAATCATGAAATATCAATCCAATCACTTGAAGTAAAGGTTTATACACGATGAGTCCATCAATATCAGAACAGCTCGAACCAATCGTAAAATCACTATCTAAATTCCTGTGGCGATTTCATGTGATAATATATAGCGTTGTCGTAATCGGAGGCGTAGCAATCGCGATATTTCTTTTAAGCGGACTTTTAGCGGTTCCTACCGAAGAACCACAAACCGCATCAATAAGCTTCGATAAAAAAACCATGCAAATTATTAAAGACTTCCGACCGTCAACTTCAGCAAACGACTCATTTAGTCTGCCAGCTGGTCGCTCCAATCCATTTGCCGAATAGAACGTAACCGTTTATAATATAGTTATGCTTATATCCGCAGATCGCTTCCTTGATATTCCCGTCATGAGTCTTCAGACGGGCTCCGAACTGGCGCGAACATCGCGGGAAATTATCAATCCGAAGAATTTGTCCATAATCGCATATGAGCTCGAGGGGCGACTTTTGGACCAACATCCTAGCCTGCTTCGTATTGACGACGTCAGAGAAATTGGGCCGCTCGGTATGATTATCGATTCAACCGATGAGATCATTGGCATTGATGACGTGATTGCTATAAAAGAAATTTATGACATCAATTTTACATTAAAAGACAAGTTGGTTATTGATGAAAAAAATAAGAAAATCGGAAAAGTTATCGGATATACGTTGGCGGCTGGGAATTTTATTATACAACAACTCCGAGTTCGGCGACCGTTCTTGAAAAGTTTTGGCGACACAGAATTGCTTATTCATCATTCTCAGATTGTAAAAGTAACCGACGATAAAATTGTTGTAAAATCAGCAACCATCTCGCACATAGCCGAAAAAACACCTATTCCGCAGATAAATTCATACGAAAATCCATTTCGCAAGCAGCCTCGTCCGCAACCAGAATCTACAAAAGTCGATTAATCATTTGGGTTTTCAAGAGCCTTCTTAATGTCGTCGTAAGAAAAACCCTGCCTAGCCAAATATTGCATAAACTTCTGTTGGTTGCTATATCGATAACGTTTTTTAGTAATAATCTTCCGCAATTCCTCGTCATCAGAGCGAATATTCTCTTTAACTAACGACTCAATCGTTGTATTATCAATTCCCTTTTGCGCCAGTTCCAATTTCAAACGGCGAATACTGGCGCCTTTTTTCATGAACCGCTGCTCAAACCAAAATCGAGCAAATTTTTCATCGTCCAAATATTTTTTCTCAATAAGACGATCCAAGACGCGCTCAGTAATCTCCGGCTTCACTCCGGGGCGTTCAATAATTTTTCCAGTTTTCGCTGAACGTCGACGAGTGGTTAGTGTCTTCTTGCGCAGATAATCGCGCACTTCTTTGATGGCTCGCGGACGCATTAAGCAGTATTCTATAGACCTAGCATACAACTTGCCAAACTGGCTATCGTCTTCTAGTTTCGAAATTTCCTCTTCCGTATATTCGCGACCAATCTTAATACCCAGCTCGCCGACCTGAAATACGTCCAAGCTAAAACGATATTTCCCGTCAACGCTTACATTGACACGATTTTTATCACGAGCCTGAAGAGAAATATCGGTGATTTTCATAAAACTATTATAACGCTAAAATTATACGCTAGCTACTGGTGGACTATTCGATCACCTCAACCACTTTGCCATGTACGCCGTTATAACAAGCAGCGGCACGCGGCTTAGTAATAGCCGGCAGTTGGCGCGGAATAGCGCTCATATCGACATCGCCAAGCGTACCAGCCTCAACAATGCCAAGCGTAATGTGTGGGCGAAATCCATCGATATCCAGCCCCGGATGAATATCAT contains the following coding sequences:
- the rny gene encoding ribonuclease Y, translated to MIEVIIAAAVGAGAGAAGLVGYQRTRQINGKNQIERDLADAKTKASDIVLKAKDEALKIENERRKEWQKTENRLADREKTLDNKLEELDRRAEKLRAHEDEVDNLKNEIRDIRSRQQEKLEKIAGLKKKDAADKLMQMTERDIKQDLVGLVSKLQHDAMDDAEERAQMILVTAMERMSSEVTAERTVTAVKLTDDEMKGRIIGKEGRNIQALQRETGVDILVDDTPGMIILSSFDPVRRQVARLSLEMLMKDGRIHPARIEEVVAKAKKQIEKEVRQAGEDAMRETGVVGIPKEMLLLLGELKFRTSFGQNVLKHSTEMAQIAGMIAEEIGADVRITKIATLLHDVGKAVSHKIEGKHHHIGAELARKYGMDERIVHAIEAHHDDIEATTPEAIIVRVCDAASAARPGARNVSAENFAERMRDLENVATSFEGIDKAYAISAGREVRVIVKPQTIDDLSAIKLARDIATKIESTMQYPGTIKVNVIRETRAIEFAK
- a CDS encoding tRNA threonylcarbamoyladenosine biosynthesis protein TsaB, which codes for MIILLDTSTSTCFLTIVNGENRQDFEWEAGRTLARNLLKFLEEKTGDLHLISGIGVMKGPGSFTGLRIGLTVVNTLADSLDIPIVSAMGDNWRDLALDKLSSGENEKIVMPEYGAAANITAPRK
- the pilM gene encoding type IV pilus assembly protein PilM — encoded protein: MSSIFYRKKPIIGLDISRTSIKVMSIDRNRMLVHGYGSINLDSQKSDGNSADNTEYLAQNIKTLLKKNVVGQINSNRVALGIPTNRTFSRTFSLPVKEESNIRSAVNLEAEQYIPAPLDSLYLDYRIINRTKDELSVLMCAAPKKMIDSMLDATKQCGLEVAIIEPNISAIARLLKRTEEGMLPTIIVDIGTSTTDIAILDSDIRVTGGLNVGGYSLTLNLAKKMNVPIETAHQFKVLNGLNPGPRQARIAGALRPSLEKMTNEVKRVMRYYTDRFPDEKKIEQVLIVGGGGNLPGIGDFFTNELLMPARVASPWQMLNFDGLEQPAKQLRSQLSPVAGLALIKQEDIYD
- a CDS encoding PRC-barrel domain-containing protein, with product MLISADRFLDIPVMSLQTGSELARTSREIINPKNLSIIAYELEGRLLDQHPSLLRIDDVREIGPLGMIIDSTDEIIGIDDVIAIKEIYDINFTLKDKLVIDEKNKKIGKVIGYTLAAGNFIIQQLRVRRPFLKSFGDTELLIHHSQIVKVTDDKIVVKSATISHIAEKTPIPQINSYENPFRKQPRPQPESTKVD
- a CDS encoding GspE/PulE family protein; protein product: MRVSDQTIESILKQGGVVDEPQLADLKLIAERSKQTLQETAIEQKVISEEDLTKLIGDYIGVPFVRIEPKDIPEDVLKRIPEHIARQYNVVLFEKNEDDSLSLAMEDPDDVQALNFIQKEIVYNTKVFLATKSNILDCLENYRGNINAELDEVIAVQKDASAEDQNVSQDDFAENSPIAQTVNLLLEYAIKSNASDIHIEPREDYVQVRYRIDGVLKEVNKLPRNVHGALVSRIKILSNLKIDERRVPQDGRFKIKVSGKQYALRVSTLPIADGEKVVMRILDESNQAVKLDQLGYWGLSLATVKDAMAQPNGMILVTGPTGSGKSTSLFSVLSELNTPDVNISTIEDPVEYKIPGVNQTQTNAKAGMTFASGLRALLRQDPNIIMVGEIRDGETANLGVQAALTGHLVFSTLHTNNAATCLPRLLDMGIEPFLIASTVKAVIGQRLVRRLCMNCRQEYTPNEEEIKYITEMFKIDDKSIKKIHNLEEQAFEDKIGGDTPMGSTDSGIERLWRPNPEGCDECGHNGFKGRVGIYEVLGISIPIQKMITANATSNDIQDQAISEGMVTMQMDGLIKSLRGITTVDEVLRATRE
- a CDS encoding type II secretion system F family protein encodes the protein MPIFEYLLVNKKKETVSSTIEAADKLSAINNLRSRGQLIKIEEKGAKKELSFSFGKKKKGAKTEELVMFTRQLSAMVSAGVPILRSLNSMAKHAESANFRDTINAVIKDIEGGMSFADALSKHPETFNDIYVNMVAAGETGGILDDILKRLALQQEKNSSMKKKIKGAMTYPIVLLIITIIAFFILMIFIIPVIGKTIKDMGGPDAKLPLLTEIMLGISDFVVSFWYIIIPIFAGSIWLLIRYIKTPKGRVKFHNIIIKVPAVGPIVKKVAIARFTRTFSALIGAGVAVLEALDVTSRAVGNVAYEKSLKEATRRVQNGEVLSKIIAEQDDLYPPIVAQMLSVGEETGQTDKVLVKVADFYEEEVDTAIDGVSSIIEPVMIVAMGIVIALVAVSVMGPITSMAGQVKE
- the tsaE gene encoding tRNA (adenosine(37)-N6)-threonylcarbamoyltransferase complex ATPase subunit type 1 TsaE, which produces MNISSEEKMRELGAAIGRAVSGGEVLELVGDIGAGKTTLTKGIAQALEINEPVQSPTFTISRVYDSPRGLSLAHYDFYRLGNAGIMSEEIREVAASNSVVVVEWAGAVDDALPSDRLVIKITATSEEGRLVEFHPGGKKSDELFGKIKENMA
- a CDS encoding regulatory protein RecX, yielding MKITDISLQARDKNRVNVSVDGKYRFSLDVFQVGELGIKIGREYTEEEISKLEDDSQFGKLYARSIEYCLMRPRAIKEVRDYLRKKTLTTRRRSAKTGKIIERPGVKPEITERVLDRLIEKKYLDDEKFARFWFEQRFMKKGASIRRLKLELAQKGIDNTTIESLVKENIRSDDEELRKIITKKRYRYSNQQKFMQYLARQGFSYDDIKKALENPND
- a CDS encoding PilN domain-containing protein, with product MINLLPPQEKKQISAGRVNVILRRYCIISLIFAGLLFLTIGGFYLFLENSRTSAQANIDEGNAKLAQYQSTQKEVSEFKKDLDSAKAIISSEAHYSTIIPKIAQYIPSGMVLDSLTLDTSALDKPLSLTALGKNKDDAIRIKTSLEKSEIFSDVHLETVVYSGGNQSSDKPADYPITITISVTPKPEVLKQ